The following are encoded together in the Fibrobacter sp. UWB10 genome:
- a CDS encoding type II toxin-antitoxin system RelB/DinJ family antitoxin → MAIVSVRMEDETKKKFETFCDSVGITVSAAVNMFVKMTIREDRLPFDVKGHSFEPLGKVVQAKDVG, encoded by the coding sequence ATGGCAATAGTAAGTGTAAGAATGGAAGACGAAACAAAAAAGAAGTTCGAAACCTTCTGTGATTCCGTGGGAATCACTGTTTCTGCGGCAGTAAACATGTTCGTGAAGATGACGATTCGTGAAGATCGTCTGCCTTTTGATGTCAAAGGGCATTCTTTTGAACCGCTGGGAAAAGTGGTTCAAGCAAAGGATGTTGGCTAG
- a CDS encoding tRNA-dihydrouridine synthase: MLKSFKLRNLDVFPNTILSPMDGVTDAPFRRLCRVLSGNRMGLLVSEFVPTDGDAVFCLDGHKQLKFFPEERPFGVQIFGRFPDRMAAAAKKIAENLHPEFIEVNAGCPAPKVAGKGSGSGLLRDLPRLQEILHDVRAALDSSSVDIPLTLKCRIGWDDQSINVMETLAIAEGEGVEMLTVHGRTRLQGYNGLANWEWIGKVAAAAKIPVIGNGDVNSVATARERLETYGVSGVSIGRGAMHNPWIFGQIADAWEGKPERQMTAIEALDVFPLYYKFKLEDGSTEMGALGRLKQLAARLCKGFDDPEMHVRQTLLTAQNADEFFSRLQSLKEGVARDMLFSPDRLVNLNGAKETELKFGDQFVGR; the protein is encoded by the coding sequence ATGTTGAAAAGTTTCAAGCTCAGGAATTTGGATGTTTTTCCGAACACAATTCTTAGCCCCATGGACGGGGTGACGGATGCTCCGTTCCGTAGACTTTGTCGCGTTCTTTCGGGCAATCGCATGGGTCTTTTGGTGTCGGAATTCGTTCCGACCGACGGAGATGCCGTTTTTTGCCTGGATGGCCACAAGCAACTTAAGTTTTTCCCCGAAGAACGCCCGTTTGGAGTCCAAATTTTCGGGCGGTTCCCTGACAGAATGGCCGCTGCCGCTAAAAAGATTGCTGAAAACCTTCACCCGGAGTTTATCGAGGTGAATGCGGGTTGCCCGGCACCGAAGGTGGCGGGAAAGGGGAGCGGTTCTGGCCTTTTGCGTGACCTGCCGCGCCTGCAAGAGATTTTGCACGATGTCCGTGCTGCGCTAGATTCTTCGAGTGTCGATATCCCGCTGACGCTCAAGTGCCGAATCGGCTGGGATGACCAGAGCATTAACGTGATGGAAACGCTTGCGATCGCCGAGGGCGAAGGCGTGGAAATGCTCACGGTGCATGGCCGTACCCGCCTGCAGGGGTACAACGGCCTTGCCAACTGGGAATGGATTGGCAAGGTCGCGGCCGCGGCCAAGATTCCCGTCATCGGGAATGGCGACGTGAACAGCGTCGCGACCGCCCGTGAAAGACTTGAAACCTATGGCGTGTCGGGCGTGTCTATTGGCCGCGGCGCCATGCACAATCCGTGGATTTTCGGACAAATTGCCGACGCCTGGGAAGGTAAGCCGGAACGGCAGATGACTGCTATCGAAGCGCTGGATGTTTTCCCGCTTTACTACAAGTTTAAGCTAGAAGATGGCTCTACCGAAATGGGGGCGCTAGGCCGCCTTAAACAGCTTGCGGCAAGGCTTTGTAAGGGATTTGATGATCCTGAAATGCACGTGCGCCAAACCCTGCTTACCGCACAGAATGCCGATGAATTCTTTAGCCGATTGCAGTCGCTCAAAGAGGGTGTTGCCCGCGATATGTTGTTCTCGCCGGACCGTTTGGTGAACCTGAATGGAGCTAAAGAGACCGAATTGAAGTTTGGTGACCAATTTGTCGGAAGGTAA
- a CDS encoding HU family DNA-binding protein translates to MANITKQALIQEIAKSTGFVRNDIKTVIEQFLDLLGEKLIEGNTIEIRGFGTFSCKPRKARPARNPRTGETVLIEERMVPSFKFSNDIKDKINSLEALVEGVNAKLEAEDRDVMISAQPQEIQAEEEA, encoded by the coding sequence GTGGCAAATATAACTAAACAAGCACTGATTCAAGAAATCGCCAAGTCCACAGGATTTGTGCGCAACGATATTAAGACCGTTATCGAACAGTTCCTCGACCTTTTGGGCGAAAAACTGATCGAAGGCAACACCATCGAGATTCGTGGTTTCGGCACTTTCAGCTGCAAGCCGCGTAAGGCTCGCCCGGCCCGCAACCCCCGCACCGGCGAAACAGTCCTTATCGAAGAACGCATGGTTCCCTCCTTCAAGTTCAGTAACGATATCAAGGACAAGATCAACAGTCTCGAAGCTCTGGTCGAAGGCGTGAACGCCAAACTCGAAGCCGAAGACCGCGACGTCATGATTTCTGCCCAGCCGCAAGAAATTCAGGCCGAAGAAGAAGCCTAA
- a CDS encoding pseudouridine synthase has protein sequence MPALTLDRLLASIGFGSRKEARALVRMGMVEMDGKVLDDPFIEFKERPESITVNGEEVPTIEKLYIMMDKPLDVECSHNARDHQSVFELLPDRFTAMGIQTVGRLDADSSGLLLFSNQGDFIHKVESPKKGYLKQYRVTLARPFTEEQKAELLRGVMLKDERRPVLARELSVDGDSVLISIGEGLYHQVRRMFAAVGNHVETLKREAIGPVVLDQTLGKGGWRYLTAEEVASLT, from the coding sequence ATGCCTGCTTTGACTTTGGATAGACTGCTTGCCTCTATCGGATTTGGTTCGCGTAAGGAAGCGCGTGCGCTGGTGCGTATGGGCATGGTAGAAATGGATGGCAAGGTTCTTGACGACCCGTTTATCGAATTCAAGGAACGCCCGGAATCGATTACGGTGAATGGCGAAGAAGTCCCGACGATTGAAAAGCTCTATATCATGATGGACAAACCGCTCGATGTAGAATGCAGTCACAACGCCCGCGACCACCAGTCGGTGTTCGAACTGCTGCCGGACCGTTTTACCGCGATGGGAATCCAGACGGTGGGACGCCTGGATGCAGATTCTTCGGGACTTTTGCTGTTTTCGAATCAGGGCGATTTTATCCACAAGGTGGAAAGCCCCAAGAAGGGCTACCTGAAGCAGTACCGCGTGACGCTAGCGCGCCCGTTTACCGAAGAACAGAAGGCGGAGCTGTTGCGCGGCGTGATGCTTAAAGACGAGCGTCGCCCTGTGCTGGCTCGCGAACTTTCGGTCGATGGTGACTCTGTGTTGATTTCGATTGGCGAAGGACTGTACCACCAGGTCCGCCGTATGTTTGCCGCCGTAGGCAACCATGTGGAAACCCTGAAGCGCGAAGCAATTGGCCCGGTGGTGCTGGATCAAACGCTTGGCAAGGGCGGCTGGCGTTATCTGACGGCTGAAGAAGTTGCCTCGCTGACCTAA
- a CDS encoding ABC transporter substrate-binding protein produces the protein MVKKILIAIACASLVAFAAEDPVAAIKKKDAELQTLLKKSSRNAKETERVKSLLSDSFDFALLAKKSLSSKDWDAQDAASQEKFVTEFQRMVRNSSAKRLELYRADSTIYEPAKMKKDSEARVVAHLWNKGKESVLEYKMSLVDGKWKAWDLVIDDLSTARNYKDQFSQILKNKSFAELIDIISKKADESEK, from the coding sequence ATGGTCAAGAAAATTTTAATTGCAATCGCCTGTGCCTCTTTGGTTGCTTTTGCTGCCGAAGACCCGGTTGCCGCCATCAAGAAAAAAGATGCTGAACTTCAGACTCTTTTGAAAAAGTCTAGCCGCAATGCCAAGGAAACGGAACGTGTCAAGAGCTTGCTCAGCGATTCCTTTGATTTTGCCTTGCTTGCAAAGAAGTCCTTGTCTAGCAAGGATTGGGATGCTCAGGACGCCGCTTCGCAGGAAAAGTTTGTGACGGAATTCCAGCGCATGGTCCGTAATTCTAGCGCCAAGCGCTTGGAACTTTACCGCGCTGATTCTACGATTTATGAACCCGCCAAGATGAAGAAGGATAGCGAAGCCCGCGTGGTTGCTCACCTTTGGAACAAGGGCAAGGAATCGGTGCTGGAATACAAGATGAGCCTGGTCGACGGCAAGTGGAAGGCTTGGGACTTGGTGATTGACGATCTTTCTACCGCCCGCAATTACAAGGACCAGTTCTCGCAAATCCTCAAGAACAAGAGCTTTGCCGAACTGATCGATATCATCAGCAAGAAGGCTGACGAATCGGAGAAGTAA
- a CDS encoding TolC family protein, producing the protein MFRVLAVLFLATCALAGEIRYSLEQFVEEGLAADPQVAELKFGTEAKKDQIRKLQAEAILPTFYVGMMVGPAPGLKDELQNGDTVEVYDFTKMGPFWGVQARFVQPLNLGQYRAGKMALEADLQQKSFDIENQVHKKDVELQTYYYNYLLAKEMIRIAGDAQSKVDEAYEKLEEALDDDDPNVSQMDLLNLKAKMHTVKEGVTEANLGMKRVMLAIRFSLRMNENDSFVADDSVLVPRTEPLPSLDEVRNMTLKYHPELRQLSAGIRARRIQMDLAEAKLAPEFFIMGEVEYVKSWAGNRNVLQKSAFAEDAVNKLDGVLGVGVRYNLNFWKNWEGYRSARTDMRSLQLKESYASEGLMAKAEEQYYQVVAAKEKLDAMKESLRASEGILKGAAMQYDLDKSKTGDLVSAYTQNITMQKDYYFAVCSYNVEFAQLIAKMGMSLKDFHTIYMNQ; encoded by the coding sequence ATGTTTCGTGTATTAGCAGTTTTGTTCTTGGCCACATGTGCGCTTGCCGGCGAAATCCGGTATAGCTTGGAGCAGTTTGTGGAAGAAGGACTTGCTGCTGATCCGCAGGTGGCTGAACTCAAATTCGGGACCGAAGCCAAGAAAGACCAGATTCGAAAATTGCAGGCCGAAGCCATTTTACCGACTTTTTATGTGGGCATGATGGTGGGGCCTGCTCCGGGTCTAAAAGATGAACTCCAAAATGGCGATACGGTCGAAGTCTATGATTTTACCAAAATGGGCCCGTTTTGGGGGGTGCAGGCAAGATTTGTTCAGCCTTTGAATTTGGGACAGTATCGTGCTGGCAAAATGGCTTTGGAAGCCGACTTGCAGCAAAAAAGTTTCGATATTGAAAACCAAGTCCACAAGAAAGATGTGGAACTGCAGACCTACTATTACAACTACCTTTTGGCGAAAGAAATGATTCGCATTGCGGGTGATGCGCAGTCGAAGGTCGATGAAGCCTACGAAAAGTTGGAAGAGGCTTTGGACGATGATGACCCGAATGTATCGCAGATGGATCTTTTGAACCTGAAGGCGAAAATGCATACGGTCAAGGAAGGCGTTACCGAAGCCAATTTGGGCATGAAGCGCGTGATGCTTGCTATCCGTTTTTCGCTGAGAATGAATGAAAACGATTCCTTTGTGGCCGACGATTCCGTGTTGGTGCCGCGAACGGAACCATTGCCGTCTTTGGACGAAGTTCGCAATATGACTTTGAAATACCACCCGGAACTGCGCCAGCTTTCGGCAGGAATTCGCGCCAGAAGAATCCAGATGGATTTGGCTGAAGCAAAGCTTGCTCCTGAATTCTTTATCATGGGTGAAGTGGAATATGTCAAGAGCTGGGCTGGTAACAGAAATGTTTTGCAAAAGAGCGCTTTTGCCGAAGATGCTGTGAACAAGCTCGATGGTGTGCTTGGCGTGGGCGTTCGCTATAATTTGAATTTCTGGAAAAATTGGGAAGGCTACCGTTCTGCCCGTACGGATATGCGTAGTCTTCAACTTAAAGAATCTTACGCTTCGGAAGGCTTGATGGCCAAGGCCGAAGAACAGTATTACCAGGTGGTTGCCGCTAAGGAAAAACTGGATGCCATGAAAGAAAGCCTGCGAGCATCTGAAGGCATTCTGAAAGGGGCGGCAATGCAGTACGATTTGGACAAATCCAAGACGGGAGACCTGGTTTCGGCTTATACACAAAACATCACAATGCAGAAAGATTACTATTTTGCGGTATGCTCGTATAATGTGGAATTTGCCCAGTTGATTGCCAAGATGGGTATGTCTCTGAAGGATTTCCACACCATTTATATGAATCAGTGA